The Lathyrus oleraceus cultivar Zhongwan6 chromosome 5, CAAS_Psat_ZW6_1.0, whole genome shotgun sequence genome includes the window gcatggattttgagattccactctcaaaatatcaggagttgacttttctggccccatagttgacttttcctaaactgtctgattcccgattccattgatcaattgaagcacttctagctcaaataaagagctgattttttgtatgtagatccttgtggacatatggagggccatggaaaagagtttcacccaaagaatcagaaataaactgatttataccaaaccctagttttagggcaaaatgatcaagaactgattgcactgattgccaatggatctttctaagataattgtgaatcttcctaggccaagatgcctctctaatcatgaaatggatgagctcctctacttccaaccaaacattgcatgttgcaggtagccatgaaaccctaatttctgattaaatccagatgaacactctgatagctttgaatccttcactgatgaactgaggaccataataagatacttggacccccctgagacccttgagacttgtatacttataaaatgaagtccaattctcaatcttgctttgtgtgggctccttctgttaaggagtgatcgatcaaaacctgatctccatgtcactaatgcagtatgcaatgagtatgccctaatatgatgctaatgaagtgtaaaacataatcccatgcttccaggaaaaatgaagggtaaattttggggtattacacattGAATCGCAATGACTACTactatccctaataacaatgactCCACAAAACTTCGCTTCTGAAGGGAGTAACTGGATTGATCTTCCATTTTTAGCTCTTCTGTGTTGATTGGTGACAACTAATGCAGTCtatgccttttgtccctaatttttgcctggatcgccctttcgggttttcaatccacttGGACGCTCCCTTTTGCCTAAGCCGCACTTTCAGGTTTTCAGCTTACCGAGCTACCattttattatccctaacttttgcctggaccgccctttcgggttctcaGTCCACCAGGATTTGTTAGGCATAGtatcttttgactgcatcagagtttacagggtgaatgagctcttcgccatccatagttgtgagaaataGAGGACCCCTAGAGTATGCTCTCTttacaacgtatgggccttcatagttgggagtccacttcccgCATGAATCTTTGTGTACcggcaagatcttcttgagcacgagatctcCTTCCTTGAACTCTCGAGGACGGACCTTTTTGTCAAACTCTTTCTTGATTCGTTGCTGGTACAATTATCCATGGCATAAAGCGGTCATACGCTTCTCATCAATGTGGTTGAGTTGATCATAATTGTtttggatccattcagcttcgtctagcttggcctccatcaatattctcattgaaggtatctctacttcaaATGGGAGAACTGCGTCCATCCCATacactaaggagaatggggtttcccctgttgaagtgcggactgaggtccggtatccatgcaaagcaaagggtagcatctcgtgccaatctttataagttttcaccatcttttgcaggatcttcttgatatttttgttggcagcttcaacatcaccgttcatctttggacggtatgaagaagaattatggtggtcaatcttgaaactctcacataattctgtcattgtcttgttgttcaagtttgaaccattatctgtgatgatctTGCTTGAGATTCCATAGCggcagataatctccttcttaataaagcgagcaaccacatgtcttgtcacattggtgtaggaagtatcctctacccatttagtaaagtaatcgatggcaaccaggatgaagcggtgaccattgaAAGCCTTAGGCTCTATAGCCCCAATCATGTCGATACCCCACATTGAGAAGGGCCAAGGCGATGTTAAAAAATTCAAAAGTgttggtggtacatgcactttgtccacataaatctgacatttatgacatTTCCTAGCATAACTGAAGCAATCGGACTCCATGGTtaaccagtaataaccagctctcaaaatcttcttggccatggcatgtccattggcatgggtcccaaaggatccttcatgaatctccttgattaacatgtctgcttcgtgtctatccacgcatctgagcagaaccatgtcatggtttctcttgtaaagcacatcattgcTCAAAAATAATTTGGATGATAACCTCCTTAgagttttcttatccaacaatgtagcatcttctggatactcttgacttaaaagatatcgcttgatgtcatgaaaccgtggtttaccatcagtttcttcttcaatcaGCTGACAGTAAGCAGGCTCATCTCTTCGCTCGATTCGAATAAGTGgagcttcattatggaatctgacttggtacattgatgTTAATGTTGCCAAAGCGTTAGCCACTTGATTTTCTACTCTTGGGATGTGATGGAAAGTGATATCATCAAAGTATTCTATCATCTTTACAACATGAGCACGATACGGGATCAGATTCACATCacgagtttcccattctcctttgacttgatagatcaccaaggctgaatctccatacgcctcaaggatcttgattcggagatcaattgcggcttcaagaccaaggatgcaagcttcatattcggcgacattattcgtacaatcaaagcacaaccttgttgtgaaaggagtaaagccaccatttggattcatcaaaacaGCTCCCACACCATGACCACTATAATTGGAAAAACCATCAAACgtgagcttccaccgagatccTGGTTCTGGTCCTTCATCCGGGCCTGGGATCTCACAATCctttatcaccattatatcctcatcggggaaatcaaacttcaatggctgatagtcttcaattggttggtgagcaagatactctgctaacacacttcccttgattgccttctaggttacgtactggatgtcgtactctgacaaaagcatctgccaacgggcaagtCTTCTAGTCAAGGCAAGTTTCTCAAcgatgtactttattggatccatcttCGAGATTAACAAAGTAGTATGGCGAATCATGTACTGCCTCaaacgacgagcggcccatgctagcgcgcaacaagttttctccaaaagCGAATATTGACtttcacaatcagtaaactttttactcagatagtaaatagcatgttcTTTCCGACCAATTTCATCGTGTTGCCCCAGCAGAATCTTCTCAAAAGCACTTTGACAATCAGAATTCCACTCAACAgcttgatcttttcgaagcaatttgaagataggctcacacgtggccgtcatatgtgagataaaccttgagatgtaattcaaacgtccaaggaaccctctaacctctcgctcggtgcgtggagcaggcatttcttgtatagcttGGACCTTGTCAGGGTCCATCTCAATTCCTCGTAGACTAACGATCAAACCAAGCAACTTCCCTGAACGGACACCGAATGTGCATTTTGCAGGGTTTAATCGTAATCTAAACTTTCTGAGGCGTTTAAACAGCTTCTTCAGATGGctcatatgatcttcttcattaTGAGATTTAAcgatcatgtcatcaacataaacctctatctctttgtgcatcatatcatggaaaagagtgaccatagctctttggtaagttgcccccacatttttgagaccgaaaggcattaccttgtagcaaaacGTGCCCTAAGGGGTAATAAAAGTGGTCTTCTGCATGTCATCtggagccatcttgatttgattgtatccagaaaaaccatccataaaggagaatacaACAAAACttgcagtgttgtctaccagagtataaatgtgtggtagagggaaattgtcttttggactagctctattcagatccctatagtcaacacacatcctcacctttccgTCCTTTTTAGGAACAAgtacaatattagctacccattgtgggtacttcgccactgcgagaaaaccaatttcaaattgtcgtttgacttcttcacggatcttcagagccatatctggtcttgttcttcggaGTTTCTATTTtaccggcgggcattctggctgAAGCGGAAGCTTTTGCTCAACGATGTCGGTGtccaaacctggcatatcctagtatgaccatgcaaatacatccacatattcttgtagcagctTAACCAATCTCGCTTTGACGCTTGCTTCAAGTGTGGTGCcgattttgacttctttcttctcttcctctgtGCCAAGGTTGATTATTTCCACCGGTTCTTCATGTGGCCGAAGGGCTTTGGACTCGTGTTCGAGCAGCCTTGCCAATTCGTCGGGGATGTAGCAATCTTCCTCACCCtcttcttccgcttggtagataggggagtcaaagttatgagagggagtaaagtcattggattcaacggggttatcatttattctgcatgtttgaatgattgatttcTTTTATAAAAGTAAAGATGAAAGATGCATAAACGAAaagtttttttgtttttgaaaatatttccattttcttaagagaaagccaagtaaatgaataataagaatttaacaaaatgcctttcattcattgataatgattatttgaaaatgaaaaggggccctacaacataatccattagccttgggcagagctaaggatttgaaaggaaaaatacaacaattattactttgacaaaggaaaaaTTCCGGGGATCTCAACCGCCTTCCAGTTGTTCAAAGCTGTCTCACACCAATAAACCAAACATGGTTGATCTTCATTTTCGGTGCTATCTTCAATTGCATTGACCTGATCTCCATGGATGAATCATGTGCTAAGGAATACTTCCTGGATGCTTCGGGTGTTGTCCTTTGTAGGGACTCGGGCTCCTTTCGCAGCGGAAGGCACATATCCTAGACCAAAGCGATCATGCTTCTCACGAATATCAATAAGTTGACCCCAaccttcagggtttcctccttCAATGCTAGACTTTACGCTTTTCAGAGAAGCGAACGATGAACAAGCTTTCCCAACAGGGTCCTTCATCTCCACAAAAGTGGCATTGGCTATTTCAAGAGgttggaaagaagtttccaaagcgtCCTCATCAGCCTCGATATATCTGAAGGATGAAAGGTGACTGACCACAAAGTCTTATTCTCCAGATATGATGATTAATTGATTGTCCActacaaacttcattttctgatgTAAAGTGAAGGTGACTGCCCCTACAGCATGAATCCAAGGATGtcccagcaagcagctatatgctggattaatatccatgacttggaaattatTCGGGAATACGTGAGGGCCAATCAATATAGGCaattcaacctctccaatcacggtTCTCCTGGAGCCATCGAAGGCTTTCACTATCAGGGCACTAGGCTTCATAGCTGGTCCTTGATAAGATAATTTGGCGAGTGTTCTTTTTGGCATCACATTCAGAGAAGATCCAGTATCAACCAAAACTCTtgccaaagcatcatctttgcatttTACCGAGATATGGAGAGCACGATTGTGATTTTGTCCATCCTCAGGTAATTCCTCTCTAATGAAGCTCAAAGTATTGCAGGCTGTGATGTTTGCAACTACTCCATCAAATTGGTCAACTGTTATGTTTTGTGTTACATGAGCTTGGGCAAGCaccttcaacaaagcctccctatgggcTTAGGAGTTTAATAGCAGGGACAGAATAGAAATCTTAGATGGTGTTTGATGCAGCTGATCCACCACTTTGTAgtcacttctcttgattaactTCAGGAATTCAACAGCATCTTCGGATTGAACTACTTCGGGTTCTTTAGTGGGAGCTACAACTGTTGATTCCTTGGCCGACCCTTGAGGAGTCACATTGAATTTAGGCGTATAGattcgaccactacgggtcattctGCTCATTCCTGTAATATTGGTGACGTCTTCACTTACAGCTTATGTCACTTCAGCGTCTGCGCTTCCTTCAACTACCTTGTCTACAACGGTAATCTCATATTTCCAAGGCACGGCCTTGGTGCTCTCATATGAAAAAGGCGTGGGGATACATATTTCAATAGGCGATGACTTACTATTCACCAGAACCACTCCACCACTGTAATATGGGATTTCAATTGGTTCAGGTAAATTGAAACAAGGTTCAATTACCAACACGTCTTCGTTCTTCGCAACACTGGATATCTGAAGCACTCCTTTATCCATCAAGTCTTGAATGTTGTCTCGTACCACCTGACACCCCCTTGGGTATATGGCACACTCTTCACAGTTGTCATGATTAACATTAATCAGGCCAGCTTCCACCAATCGGGCATGGAACGCTGCCAAAGGAGTCTTAACATCATCCACCTTATCAACCGTAACACCAACAGAGGCATCTTCAATGGCGTTTACTGCAAGATATCCATGGGGaggaagaggattgttcttcacaTTCGGTCCCATGTCCTTAAAAGACAAGATCTTGCTCTCAATCAGTTCACGAACCCTATGCTTTAGAGTGTAGCAACCCTCTAGGTCATGCCCGGGGGCACCTTCATGAAAAGGACAGTATGCATTAGGGTTGTACCACGGAGGCAGACGATCAGGTGGAGGTCCCATAGGTCTGGGAACCACCAAACCCTTTTGCAATAGGGAGGGATAAAGCTCAGTGTACGTCATTGGGATTGGATTGAAGGTCGCCCTATCCCCTTGTCTCCTATTCTGGTTCTGAGCATTTTGCCTTGGCGCTTGAGCTCTTGGTTGTTGATAGACAGGAGCTGCTGGTGCTTGTTGATAAGCTGGAGGAACCGCAGCACGTTGTTGAACTGGAGCTGGCCGATAAACTAGAGGCGCTTGATAAGCCTGAGCAGGCTGTTGAGTGAATGTAGGCGTCACAGCAGCCACGTACGGTTGCGGAGCATACTGGACGGGATACATGGGTTGTTGA containing:
- the LOC127078874 gene encoding uncharacterized protein LOC127078874, producing MYQTVDSTVAGDEVRFEDFREVKENMQLLAKKFRDLEGDHVFGSAAKEMCLVSGLVIPAKFKTPDFEKYKGHTCPKSHLIMYYRKMAAHVEDDKLMIHCFQDSLSGAPSKWYLSLDQNRIRCFQDLSDAFIKHYKYNMDMAPDRRQLQSMFQHDKESFKEYAQRWRELASQVEPPLAEKELAELFIDTKWQLAVVAGTSNANQKKFSRGFPRKKEGEINVVTVGQGRAPPRRRPQQYPPQQYAQQPFPYQQPMYPVQYAPQPYVAAVTPTFTQQPAQAYQAPLVYRPAPVQQRAAVPPAYQQAPAAPVYQQPRAQAPRQNAQNQNRRQGDRATFNPIPMTYTELYPSLLQKGLVVPRPMGPPPDRLPPWYNPNAYCPFHEGAPGHDLEGCYTLKHRVRELIESKILSFKDMGPNVKNNPLPPHGYLAVNAIEDASVGVTVDKVDDVKTPLAAFHARLVEAGLINVNHDNCEECAIYPRGCQVVRDNIQDLMDKGVLQISSVAKNEDVLVIEPCFNLPEPIEIPYYSGGVVLVNRMSRMTRSGRIYTPKFNVTPQGSAKESTVVAPTKEPEVVQSEDAVEFLKEALLKVLAQAHVTQNITVDQFDGVVANITACNTLSFIREELPEDGQNHNRALHISVKCKDDALARVLVDTGSSLNVMPKRTLAKLSYQGPAMKPSALIVKAFDGSRRTVIGEVELPILIGPHVFPNNFQVMDINPAYSCLLGHPWIHAVGAVTFTLHQKMKYIEADEDALETSFQPLEIANATFVEMKDPVGKACSSFASLKSVKSSIEGGNPEGWGQLIDIREKHDRFGLGYVPSAAKGARVPTKDNTRSIQEVFLST